ACGAGGGCCCATCTACGGTAAGCGCCGTACTTGAAACCCTTCCCGACGGGAAGGACAGGGCCTACACCACGGTACTCTCCGTGTTGCAGAGCCTCGAGCGAAAGAAGCTGGTGAAGCGTGTGCGCGACGGACGCGCGCATGTTTACGAAGCCGCGTTTTCGCAGGACACGATTGTCCGCCGTGCAGCGCACGACTTTCTGACAAACGCTTTCGGGGGCCGTCTCGGTGAGGCGATCCTCGCACTACTCTCCGCTGGCACGTTAACGCCGGATGAGAAAACCAACATCGAACGCGAACTCAAAAGACACAAAGCCATGGCTGCAAAGAAAACAGCAAAGAAGGCTGCCAAGAAGGCTCCGGCCAAGAAGGCCGCCGCCAAGAAGGCCGCGAAGAAGGCTCCGGCCAAGAAGGCCGCTGCTAAGAAAGCCCCCGCCAAGAAGGCTGCCAAGCCTGCGAAGAAGGCGGCGAAGAAGGTTGCAAAGAAGGCCACCAAGAAAGCTGCCAAGTCTGCAAAGAAGGCTGCCAAGAAGGCCGCCAAGAAGACCGTAGCGAAGAAGGCTGCCAAGAAGGCCGCTAAGAAGGCTCCGGCCAAGAAGGCTGCTAAGAAGGTTGCCAAAAAGGCCGCGAAGAAGGTCGCCAAGAAGGCTGCCAAGTCTGCGAAGAAGGCCGCTCCGGCAAAGAAGGCTGCCAAGAAGGCCGCCAAGAAAGCCGCGAAATAAGGCCCGTTCCCCATCCGCGAGAGGCCTCCCCGCCCAGTGCGCCGGAAGCCATCGCGTTGAGTCGAATGTCTCAAACGGCGGGGAGCTCCGGCTCCTCGCCCTTTTTCTTTCCCGCCCGGGAACCCCTTCAAAAAACCCGCTGGCCCGATGAAAAAATGGGTTGCATCCCCGCGAAGGTCCCCCCATTCTCCCGCCCCCGTCCGGGGGCACACAACGCGCGGTTAGCTCAGTGGTAGAGCACCACCTTGACACGGTGGGGGTCACTGGTTCGAACCCAGTATCGCGCACCACCCCTTTTTCCCCGTGACCACTCGGATCGACACTTCACCAGAGCGCCTCGCCGTTCTTCTGAGGCTGCTCGACGACGATTCCCCTCCGGTTCGCACATCCGTTGAAGCCGCTCTTTCCGAATTCGGCGGTGACGTGAGCGAATTGCTCAGCGAAATGGACGTCACGCTGTCCGAAGCGGACCTCGAATTACTTTCGCTCCTCCTTCTCCCCTCCCGCCGCGAACGCCTGCGCCGCGAATGGATCGTGCCTGCCGGCGGTGCCGCAGCCGTCCATGACGATTGGGAACAGTTTGAAGCGCTGCTCCGCTCTCTCTCGGATTATTTGCACGATGGCGTGACCATGCGCCAACCCTTGGGCGATGCCTTGGATCTCCTGACCGAAGAACTCCAGTTGGTCGCCGACGAGGAAGGCCCGGCAGGAATTAACCGTGCTCTTTTTGAAAGCGGTCGCTTCGAGGCTAATATCCAGGAAGAGGATGATCCGGATAACTATGATCTGGCCCATGTCTTGGCGGGAAATCCCTCGAATGCCGTCGGGCTGGGATTGATTTTTCTCCTTATCGCCCGCCGCATGGATATCGATGTCGACGGGCTGCTTTTGCCGCAGTCACTCCTGTGCCGCTACCACGAAGAAGGCCACGTCGTTTTGTCCGAGCCTCTCGTGAAAGGACGTCGTGTACTGGTGGAGGACCTCGCACACCGGATGCGCCGTTATCCGCGCGATGTCCGCGCGATCGCGGCACGCCCCGCCACTCCCGGTGAATTGTTGGTAAGAGTGGTGGAAGAACTCGCGACCGCGTGGTCGGTGCGGGGCGAGGTGGAAGACGCGGAGCTCATGGAGGAGCTTCTGGCAACACTCGTGAAAGCCCCGTTCTGAGAAAAGGAAACGGGGTGAAGTAAACTTCACCCCGTGGATACCGCTCAGCTTGGGCAACTGTATTTGTCTCTTATCTGCCACGGCGCTGACGTTCGTCGTCTTGCTGCCGGGAGCGTTCTTGCTCCTGCCTTGAACGCTCCTGCTGTTGGCGGGCATTCTCTTCCTGCTGCTGACGACGGGCTTCCTCTTGCTGGCGCCGGGACTCTTCCTGCTGGCGAGCACGTTCTTCAGCTTGGCGCCGGGCCTCCTCTTGCTGACGTGCGCGTTCCTCCTGCTGCTGGCGCCGCTCTTCCTCTTGCTGACGTGCGCGTTCTTCCTGCTGTTGGCGACGCGCCTCCTCTTGCTGACGGCGGGATTCTTCCTGTTGCTGGCGCATCTGCTCTTGCTGACGGGCGCGCTCCTCTTGTTGCTGGCGTTCCCGTTCCTGGGCTTGGCGACGTGCCTCTTCCTGCTGCCGCGCGCGCTCCGCTTGCTCAAGGGCGCGTTCTTCCTGCTGCTGGCGCATGCGTTCCTGTTGCTGGGCACGCTCCTCCTGCTGCTGGCGGCGATTGTTCTCCTCGTTCTGTTGCCGCGCTTGCTCCTGGCGCTCGCGCATCTCTTGCTGACGTTGGTTCTGTTCAGTGCGCTCCCGTGCTGTTTCCTGCTGCTGCCTGCGGGCTTCTTCCATGCGCTGGCGACGGTTGTTTTCCTCCGCCTGCTGCCCTGCTTGTTCCTCCTGCTGTTGGCGAGCGCGCTCTTGTTGTTGCTGGCGGGCCTGCTCCATGCGCTGGCGACGGTTCTCTTCCAGCCCTTCCCTCGCCTGCTGTTGTTGTTCTCGCTCGGCCGCTTGCTCGACCTGTTGGCGACGCGCTTCTTCCATTCGTTCGCGCCGACTGATCTCTTGCTCCTGGACCTGCGCCTGCTGCTGTCCGGCTTGCTCTTGCTGTTGTTGCCGTTCGTTTCGCGCTTCCTGCTGGCGTTCGCGACGGTTGATGCGGGGGCCCTCTCCGTTTTGTTCCGGCTGCGGCGCTACCGGATTGTTGTTCCCCGGCGGCTGTGGAGTGGCGGCTTCGTTGTTGTTGGGTTGTGGCTCGCGCCCCGGCTGACGGCGTTCGCGCAAACGATCCGCGGCACCACCACGCGGCAGATCCTCCTTGGCCGGCGGCTCCGCGGCTGGCCTTTGCGGTTCCTCATCTTCACGCGCCGTGATCTTCGGCGAAGGATCCACACCACCATTGCGCTGAGCGCGCTGCTCCCGCAGACGCTGGGCATTCTGGCGCTGGCGCTCCGCGAGCGATAGCCGTCCACCTTCCTTCGGAGCATCTCCAGCTTGTGGAGTCCCTGCGGGATTCGCCGGTGCGTCGGGGCGTTGGCTCTCGCGCTCTTGCTCACGAATCTTCGCGAACTTCTCGCGGCGATTCTCAACAATCTTCTGCTGCTTCACTTCGAGCTTCTCCTGCGCTACGGAAACCTTCTGGCGATTCGCCTTAAGCTGCTTCTGCCGGTCTCCACCATCGCGCACCCAAACAGCGGCCTGCTCCTGCTGCTTCTGGCGGGCATCGCGAAAACGCTCGCGCCACTCCGGCTTGATGCCAGCTTCTGCCCGCTCGACCTTCACGTTATCCCACTTCCCTTGGAGCCGTGGTGGTTTCAGGTTCGCATTCCACTTCGTATTGAAATTCGGCGCGAAGACCGCGAGTTGCTTGCCACGAAAGACCGCATTGCGTTCCTGCGCCTTTTGGTTGAAGGCCTTCAAGCGATCGATCTGCAGTTGATACACCGGCCACGGCTTACCCACGAACCTCTGGAGCTTTTCCCAACGCGGACCACCGGAGACGATCTGGTTTCTGTGATATTGGATGTTGGTGACGTTGGTCGTCTTCGGAACATAGATCCTGTTGTCCGCAACCGGCAGGCAGTGCTTCCACAGAGGGTCTGCCATATGCCGGCAATGCACGAAGGTGAACATCGACCAACTGATGCCAAAATCCGCCTCGACCGATTTGTTCCAGCCGCGGTTGCGGTAGCACAAGGTTTCGGGCGGCAGTGGCGCCCATCCGACGTGGTCTCCGCCCTCGCGCCAGCACACCCACGATGGAGCCCATTCATCACCCGGCACCCAGGCCCAGCCACGACCTTCGATCAGACACCAACGGCCATAGTGGAAACAGGCCCAGCCAAAGGGTTCGTCCGAGCACCAGTTCCATCCCAAGTTCGTGCATGCCCAGCGGCCGCGGGTATAGGGACGCCATGAAGCATCCTGCGCGACCACCGTGGGCTGGTAGACGTAGCCATACTCGGGTGTCTCATACCAGGATCCGTAGGGCTGGAGGTCTTCATAAAAAGTCTCGTAATCCGCCACCGGCTCTTGGGTTTCCTCGATGGGCTCCGGCTCCCAATCGTCCAAAGGCTCGTAGCCCGCGGAGACATACTCCTGTTGATCCAGATCGGACTCACGCGCGGCAAGGTCCCCTTCCCGGTCTGCCAAATTGGCTTCGCGCCGGTCGATCTCGCGCTGTCGATCTTCCAAGGAGGCATTGAAATCGTCCGCATCCTGCTCACGTGCGGCGAGGCGGGACTCCCGTTCGGCACGCAGCGCTTCCTTCTCTTCCTCCAGGGCAGCGCGTTCTTCTTCCAATCGCTCTCGTTCCAGCGTCGCCCGCTCGTCTTCGAGGGCAGCTCGTTCGGCGGAGAGATCGCCTGCCGGGCCCTCGCCGCCGGTGGCGGCCTTGGTGCTCTTCTGTTTTTCGCAGGCCGCGAGCATCATGCAGAGGGCGGAGGAAGTCCAAAGGAGACGATGCGCTTTCATCGGTGAATTGGGATTACGGTGCTTTGACCGAAGGTGGTCGCACACTATTCAAACGGCTTGAAAAGAAATCAACGCCGCCCGGACACGGCATGCGCCGCTTCCTCAGGTCGGCTCCCGCACCCCCAAGGTTGCGACCTCGTAGTCGATGCGGGCAGGCCCCCCGCGTCCGCCGGGGATCTCGCGGCGGATTACCCGCGTGGCAAGTAGCTCCTCCATCATGCGCAACTCAAGATTGATCGCATTAGGATAAGCCGCGAACACCGCTTGCAGGGGATGGTGATATTCCTCGATCCGGAAGCCCTTGGCCGGATCGTATTTGCAGCGACCGAAGCACCCTTCCTTCTCCCGCAGGGCGGAAAGCAAGGTCGCGCGCTCCACCAGCGACTTCGCCTTGTTCAACTTCGGCCGCCATTGCTCGCGAAGCTGGCTGAAATACTGGAGCAGCAAGCGCTCCGGTGCCGTGTCGCCGAACAAGGCACGAGCCGCTTCAAGCAACTCGATTGAAAGCGAGACTCCCGCTTGAGGGAAAATCGCCTCGGCTTTCGGGGCCAGACGGTACATGATTTCCGGTCGACCCACCTCTTGCCGTGGCAGCCGCCAACGCTCCAGATAGCCCATTTTTACCAGCCGATCACACTGGTCCTTCATGCCCATGTAGCTCGTGCCGAGGCGGCGGCTCAGCTCGCTGACAGGCAGCCCGCCGGAGATCTTGAGCTCTTCGATCACCTTCACCCATCCCTCTTTCACCAACTCGCGGAAGCCCGGCAGGAACATTCCCCAAGTTCCGCGCGACCGTGCCTCCCGATCAACCGAAAATCCCTGAAACCCCTGCACATCTTGGATTCCGGCCTGTCGCGAATGCCAATTTTGTCCATGTAAATGTCTCTGAAACCCACGTTCAAATCCAGTTCCGTCATTTTTTTCTGGAATTGAGGAGCTTAAATGCCTATTCATTAAACATGCACGACGTCCGGCACGTTTCCGCCCTCTTTGACATGAGGGCAGACTTCGTAGACGCCCAGCCCTATGGCTCCGGGCACATTAACGACACCTATTGCGCGTGGTATGACCAAGCCGGGCTGCGGATCCGCTACATCCACCAGCGGATCAATCATAACATCTTCAAGAATCCCGTCGCGCTGATGGAGAACATCGAGCGCGTGACCAGCCACTCGCTGTCCCGCCTGATGGATGTCAACCATCCGGAAGCTCGCCGCCGCACCTTGACCGTGGTCCCTGCGGTGGATGGAAAGCCTTACGCGATGGACCGCGATGGCAACTACTGGCGGACCTATCCCTTCATCGAGCGCGCGCGCGGCTACGACGAGATCCGTAGTAACCTGCAGGCGGAGCAAGCAGCGAAGGCTTTCGGAGAATTCCAAAAACTCGCCGCCGACCTCGGAGGAGCTCGTCTTCATGAGACGATCCCGAATTTTCATCACACTCCGAAGCGTCTCGAGGCGCTGGAGCAAGCGATTGAGGCCGACATCGCAGGACGGGCGCGGAGCTGCAAGGCTGAGATCGAATTCGCCCTCGCCCGTGCCAACGATTGCAGGCGCGTGACCGACCTCATCACCGCAGGCGTGATTCCGGAACGCGTGACCCACAACGACACGAAGCTCAACAACGTCCTGCTGGATGACGTGACCTCCGAGGGAGTCTGTGTGATCGACCTCGATACGACGATGCCCGGCTCCGTGCTCTACGATTTCGGCGATATGGTGCGCACCGCCACGCCCACCACGCGCGAGGATGAGGTGGACCTGGCGCTGGTAGGTATCCGGCTCGATCGCTTCGACGCGTTGGTTCGCGGCTATCTC
This portion of the Luteolibacter luteus genome encodes:
- a CDS encoding BlaI/MecI/CopY family transcriptional regulator, translated to MARVTHPSNLELQALSVLWHEGPSTVSAVLETLPDGKDRAYTTVLSVLQSLERKKLVKRVRDGRAHVYEAAFSQDTIVRRAAHDFLTNAFGGRLGEAILALLSAGTLTPDEKTNIERELKRHKAMAAKKTAKKAAKKAPAKKAAAKKAAKKAPAKKAAAKKAPAKKAAKPAKKAAKKVAKKATKKAAKSAKKAAKKAAKKTVAKKAAKKAAKKAPAKKAAKKVAKKAAKKVAKKAAKSAKKAAPAKKAAKKAAKKAAK
- a CDS encoding transglutaminase family protein; the encoded protein is MTTRIDTSPERLAVLLRLLDDDSPPVRTSVEAALSEFGGDVSELLSEMDVTLSEADLELLSLLLLPSRRERLRREWIVPAGGAAAVHDDWEQFEALLRSLSDYLHDGVTMRQPLGDALDLLTEELQLVADEEGPAGINRALFESGRFEANIQEEDDPDNYDLAHVLAGNPSNAVGLGLIFLLIARRMDIDVDGLLLPQSLLCRYHEEGHVVLSEPLVKGRRVLVEDLAHRMRRYPRDVRAIAARPATPGELLVRVVEELATAWSVRGEVEDAELMEELLATLVKAPF
- a CDS encoding DUF6600 domain-containing protein, translated to MKAHRLLWTSSALCMMLAACEKQKSTKAATGGEGPAGDLSAERAALEDERATLERERLEEERAALEEEKEALRAERESRLAAREQDADDFNASLEDRQREIDRREANLADREGDLAARESDLDQQEYVSAGYEPLDDWEPEPIEETQEPVADYETFYEDLQPYGSWYETPEYGYVYQPTVVAQDASWRPYTRGRWACTNLGWNWCSDEPFGWACFHYGRWCLIEGRGWAWVPGDEWAPSWVCWREGGDHVGWAPLPPETLCYRNRGWNKSVEADFGISWSMFTFVHCRHMADPLWKHCLPVADNRIYVPKTTNVTNIQYHRNQIVSGGPRWEKLQRFVGKPWPVYQLQIDRLKAFNQKAQERNAVFRGKQLAVFAPNFNTKWNANLKPPRLQGKWDNVKVERAEAGIKPEWRERFRDARQKQQEQAAVWVRDGGDRQKQLKANRQKVSVAQEKLEVKQQKIVENRREKFAKIREQERESQRPDAPANPAGTPQAGDAPKEGGRLSLAERQRQNAQRLREQRAQRNGGVDPSPKITAREDEEPQRPAAEPPAKEDLPRGGAADRLRERRQPGREPQPNNNEAATPQPPGNNNPVAPQPEQNGEGPRINRRERQQEARNERQQQQEQAGQQQAQVQEQEISRRERMEEARRQQVEQAAEREQQQQAREGLEENRRQRMEQARQQQQERARQQQEEQAGQQAEENNRRQRMEEARRQQQETARERTEQNQRQQEMRERQEQARQQNEENNRRQQQEERAQQQERMRQQQEERALEQAERARQQEEARRQAQERERQQQEERARQQEQMRQQQEESRRQQEEARRQQQEERARQQEEERRQQQEERARQQEEARRQAEERARQQEESRRQQEEARRQQQEENARQQQERSRQEQERSRQQDDERQRRGR
- a CDS encoding helix-turn-helix transcriptional regulator, with protein sequence MFLPGFRELVKEGWVKVIEELKISGGLPVSELSRRLGTSYMGMKDQCDRLVKMGYLERWRLPRQEVGRPEIMYRLAPKAEAIFPQAGVSLSIELLEAARALFGDTAPERLLLQYFSQLREQWRPKLNKAKSLVERATLLSALREKEGCFGRCKYDPAKGFRIEEYHHPLQAVFAAYPNAINLELRMMEELLATRVIRREIPGGRGGPARIDYEVATLGVREPT
- a CDS encoding phosphotransferase enzyme family protein, encoding MHDVRHVSALFDMRADFVDAQPYGSGHINDTYCAWYDQAGLRIRYIHQRINHNIFKNPVALMENIERVTSHSLSRLMDVNHPEARRRTLTVVPAVDGKPYAMDRDGNYWRTYPFIERARGYDEIRSNLQAEQAAKAFGEFQKLAADLGGARLHETIPNFHHTPKRLEALEQAIEADIAGRARSCKAEIEFALARANDCRRVTDLITAGVIPERVTHNDTKLNNVLLDDVTSEGVCVIDLDTTMPGSVLYDFGDMVRTATPTTREDEVDLALVGIRLDRFDALVRGYLDSASSFLNRAEIDHLAFSGKLLTLECGIRFLTDYLQGDVYFKTKRPGHNMDRCRSQFAMVKAIEENLDQMEEMVQATAGSTKIVVAA